From one Mobula birostris isolate sMobBir1 chromosome 18, sMobBir1.hap1, whole genome shotgun sequence genomic stretch:
- the LOC140212000 gene encoding semaphorin-7A-like, with product MITRLFVLLFVSPVVGNSWVPRLKLDLSAEIKDRAVLRQAEKFPTTLREGSTVYIGGNGVLHRINFDVSPTPETINVPGESKECQANNVERCGNYIMILQKFNETHLFLCGTNWMNPRCWLLFNNEFKPIMNGHNYVLGSGVCPKTPQQGFTSLVVEQRLYSTASDGDRNILISYRKGDQPSRLKSAEDWMRDPKFVEISPVGDLIYMFFRERIAQENPDIDPWISRIGRVCKNDRGGSRQRLLSKWTTFLKARLICSNPAENVHFNRIEDVFVYKSPHDKEESVYGVFSSNWNGTAVCVYSMKEISDAFGQSAFKGYRGSVPSNPRPGQCVNNTKELKDEVLVVMEHHPEMDVSIHPIGKNPLMISYQNHFKKIVVDSVIGPKGRESRILYVAMGDGKIQKVLEIGSPAFIIAELSVLKEPAPILSMSLDSNKKLLYVTSAKEQVRFPLVQCELYHGNCGECVQARDPSCGWDIQRQKCVPITPSSKRTVQQDLKNGDGCVHGSVARQHSSRQKIPQDWPVLPLSLEKQVPVYLPCPKKSYHADYSWRFNDSKELPCSSNGDNCLLFLSKLSEADIGFYECFSNERGVRHRHAVYVIEDNGSSSIHLSSVTFSVLMAVIFQLP from the exons CTGAAATTAAAGACCGGGCTGTGCTTAGGCAAGCTGAAAAGTTTCCCACCACTCTCCGCGAGGGAAGCACTGTTTATATTGGTGGAAATGGAGTCCTTCATCGGATAAACTTTGATGTCTCTCCCACACCAGAAACG ATCAACGTGCCCGGTGAATCCAAAGAATGTCAAGCGAACAATGTG GAACGCTGTGGGAATTATATCATGATTTTACAGAAGTTCAATGAAACTCATCTCTTTCTGTGTGGAACCAATTGGATGAACCCAAGGTGTTGGCTGCTT TTTAACAATGAATTCAAGCCAATTATGAACGGACATAACTATGTCCTGGGATCAGGTGTCTGCCCAAAAACTccacaacagggcttcacttcgcTGGTTGTCG AGCAGCGACTCTATTCCACAGCATCTGATGGAGACAGAAATATCCTTATTAGCTACAGGAAGGGTGACCAACCCTCACGGTTAAAGTCTGCTGAGGACTGGATGAGAG ATCCCAAGTTTGTGGAAATCTCACCGGTGGGTGACCTGATTTACATGTTCTTCAGGGAAAGGATTGCACAGGAAAACCCGGATATTGACCCGTGGATTTCACGGATTGGCCGAGTGTGTAAG AATGACCGAGGTGGATCCAGACAACGACTGCTGAGTAAGTGGACAACCTTTCTCAAAGCCCGTCTGATCTGCAGCAACCCTGCTGAAAACGTCCATTTCAACAGAATTGAAGATGTCTTTGTTTACAAGTCACCCCATGACAAAGAAGAGAGTGTGTATGGAGTTTTTAGCAGCAATTG GAACGGAACAGCCGTGTGTGTGTACTCCATGAAGGAGATCAGCGATGCGTTTGGACAATCTGCCTTTAAGGGTTACAGGGGCAGTGTTCCCTCCAACCCCAGACCTGGCCAG TGTGTCAATAACACAAAGGAACTGAAGGATGAAGTACTCGTTGTTATGGAGCACCATCCAGAAATGGATGTTTCAATCCATCCCATCGGGAAAAATCCTCTCATGATCAGTTATCAGAACCACTTCAAGAAAATAGTCGTGGATTCTGTTATTGGTCCCAAAGGAAGAGAGTCCCGTATCCTGTATGTGGCAATGG GAGACGGTAAAATCCAGAAGGTTCTTGAGATTGGTTCCCCAGCCTTCATTATAGCAGAGCTTTCTGTTTTAAAAGAACCTGCGCCAATTCTATCGATGTCCCTTGACTCGAACAAG AAACTTCTGTACGTCACATCTGCCAAGGAGCAGGTTCGATTCCCACTAGTGCAGTGTGAGCTATACCATGGAAACTGCGGGGAATGTGTTCAGGCCAGAGATCCTTCCTGTGGATGGGATATTCAGAGACAGAAATGTGTCCCCATCACACCCAGTTCTAA GAGGACTGTCCAACAAGATCTCAAGAATGGTGACGGCTGTGTCCATGGTTCAG TTGCTCGCCAGCATTCCTCACGGCAGAAAATCCCCCAGGACTGGCCGGTGCTCCCTCTATCTCTTGAGAAACAGGTCCCCGTGTACCTGCCCTGCCCAAAGAAATCCTATCACGCTGATTACTCGTGGAGATTCAATGATAGCAAGGAGCTGCCCTGTTCTTCAAACGGTGATAACTGTCTGCTGTTCTTAAGTAAACTTTCTGAAGCTGATATTGGCTTTTATGAATGTTTTTCAAATGAAAGAGGAGTGAGACATCGTCATGCTGTTTACGTGATTGAGGACAACGGCAGCTCTTCAATTCACCTCTCCAGTGTTACGTTCTCTGTGTTGATGGCAGTCATTTTTCAACTTCCCTGA